Proteins found in one Misgurnus anguillicaudatus chromosome 3, ASM2758022v2, whole genome shotgun sequence genomic segment:
- the kdm2aa gene encoding lysine (K)-specific demethylase 2Aa isoform X3, whose amino-acid sequence MDESKPRYSKRLRAGTRRRYQDDAISDDEIDGKRTFDLEEKLHSSRFSSDRVKRMEGKDFTYEYIQRGGLRDPIIFERPDGLGIKMPDPDFSVNDVKTFVGSRRLIDVMDVATQKGTEMSMAQWCRYYETPASQRDKIYNVISLEFSHTKLESLVKRPATVEMIDWVDNMWPRHLKERQRDSTNSIMEMQYPKVQKYCLMSVQGCFTDFHVDFGGTSVWYHILNGSKVFWLIPPTPQNLELYENWVLSGKQGDIFLGDRATDCQRIELKQGYTFIIPSGWIHAVYTPVDTLVFGGNFLHSFNVPMQLNVASIEDRTRVPSKFRCPFFFEMAWYVLERYLYSLTNTSYLIPEYQKYSLGIGIKQESSGCEVLNGHTKEERDESNAPPSGPGVKVHLTPFELEGLWNLVGKLEALPAHKKYVPSGIHNAAALLHDIRALLKEHANDSPKLSYTGKPIVRWPKRPSWYQPPPPPPPVIRPKLATTPIVPRPVKPSSNMSVLRRRRVRCKRCEACMRTECGDCNFCRDMKKFGGPGKLKQTCVLRQCLAPGLPLSAVCEICGEGSLDVGEELMECSNCAQIAHPSCLKVSGDGVINKDLPSCWECPKCVLGKDTESESSGSGDDITAQDGSGGLRGGAWHRVGRPPSSLSHGSLQKHAAAPEQRLRKRINVEGAKAHKRKSSSLDPRVAKIYRRHGMEHDDDSGSDDEDGDGGRKMSIHSRGGMSSSRRGYGTGRRGVWRGSTHRGNRGGGSLTSSLKMRRGLGARGERGGRVRLRGGSHMRRRRYETEDEDDDDDDEDDDDDDEDEEDDDEDDSDEERHLGRSDKQHRSRRRRHRGEDYDDDDEEDEDDDSDEQDFEGDDDEMEDMDDGGDDDDDDGENQSDSDTDPPVLLVSDLNDDLLNDSYLTVTLQRPPKAKRDPGSIVPKLEAAMSPRTPNAPGFIQRKTLPRARLRNSNLTPTGNGLSQSKGANASSRHHTRRNSNQDGRERDTLSPSSVSSRSSVSPPPPPPSITTSSPPSLLSHPSFRDVGNERGCEKDIWVSVFRYLSRTDLAVCMRVCKAWYKWCCDKRLWTRIDLSRCRSLSPQAISAIIKRQPVTLDLSWTPVSKKQIAWLIHHLPGLKDLVMSGCSSLCVSALSSQSCPGLRTLDLCWAVAVKDTQIKDLIVQPGSESRSRLRGLLNLRLSGLDISDSTLKLIVRHMPSLRRLDLSHCQGLTDQSVNLITASGCNTRNTLRQLNLAGCNKLTDACLSYMKRLSALRLLDLRGCKNVTRRGCENFISDLSYCTLFCLTEDKLIQKIS is encoded by the exons ATGGACGAGTCCAAACCGCGGTACAGCAAGCGACTG CGGGCTGGCACTCGGCGACGTTACCAGGACGATGCCATTTCCGACGATGAGATCGATGGAAAGAGGACGTTCGATCTGGAGGAGAAGCTGCATAGCAGCCGCTTCAGCTCGGACAGAGTCAAACGAATGGAGGGCAAAG attTCACATATGAGTACATCCAGAGAGGGGGGCTAAGGGACCCAATCATCTTTGAGAGACCCGATGGACTTGGCATTAA aATGCCAGATCCAGATTTCAGTGTGAATGATGTGAAGACGTTTGTAG GAAGTCGACGCCTGATTGATGTAATGGATGTGGCTACTCAGAAGGGGACGGAGATGTCAATGGCCCAGTGGTGTCGGTACTATGAGACTCCGGCTTCCCAGAGAGACAAGATTTACAATGTTATCAGTCTTGAATTTAGCCACACTAAACTAGAGAGTCTTGTCAAAAGACCTGCAACG GTGGAAATGATTGACTGGGTGGACAACATGTGGCCACGGCATTTAAAGGAAAGGCAAAGAGATTCCACAAATTCTATCATGGAGATGCAGTACCCCAAAGTGCAAAA GTACTGCCTAATGAGTGTTCAGGGCTGTTTCACAGATTTCCACGTAGACTTTGGAGGCACATCTGTGTGGTACCACATACTGAACGGAAGCAAG GTGTTTTGGTTAATCCCACCCACACCACAAAACCTGGAGCTGTATGAAAACTGGGTGTTGTCAGGGAAACAAGGAGACATCTTTCTTGGTGACAGGGCCACTGACTGCCAGAGGATTGAGCTCAAGCAGGGATACACGTTCATTATACCATCAG GTTGGATCCATGCGGTTTACACACCCGTGGACACACTTGTGTTTGGTGGAAATTTCCTGCATAGTTTTAACGTTCCTATGCAGCTGAATGTTGCCAGCATTGAGGACAGGACACGG GTGCCATCGAAGTTTCGTTGTCCTTTCTTTTTCGAGATGGCCTGGTACGTTTTGGAGCGTTATCTGTACAGTCTGACCAACACCTCCTACCTCATCCCTGAATACCAGAAATACTCTCTGGGCATCG GCATTAAGCAGGAAAGTTCGGGCTGTGAGGTACTTAATGGCCATACTAAAGAGGAGCGAGATGAGAGCAACGCTCCTCCCAGTGGACCAGGGGTGAAGGTTCACCTGACTCCCTTCGAACTGGAGGGGCTTTGGAACCTGGTGGGAAAGTTGGAGGCTTTGCCTGCACATAAGAAATATGTGCCTTCTGGAATACACAACGCCGCCGCCTTGCTGCACGACATACGG GCGCTTTTAAAAGAACATGCAAACGACTCCCCCAAACTCTCCTACACTGGAAAACCTATTGTCAGATGGCCAAAGAGA CCCTCCTGGTATCAGCCCCCTCCTCCCCCTCCACCTGTCATCCGTCCAAAGCTGGCGACCACACCCATCGTTCCCCGGCCAGTGAAACCATCCTCCAACATGTCGGTGCTGCGGCGGCGACGCGTGCGCTGTAAACGCTGCGAGGCCTGTATGCGCACGGAGTGTGGCGACTGCAATTTCTGCAGAGACATGAAGAAGTTTGGTGGCCCTGGCAAGCTCAAACAGACCTGTGTCCTCCGCCAGTGTCTCGCT CCTGGTCTGCCGCTCTCTGCCGTATGTGAGATCTGTGGGGAAGGAAGCCTTGATGTTGGCGAGGAGCTCATGGAGTGCTCCAACTGTGCTCAGATTGCCCATCCTAGCTGTTTAAAG GTATCGGGAGATGGAGTGATCAACAAAGATCTACCCAGCTGCTGGGAGTGTCCCAAATGTGTTTTGGGCAAAGACACAGAATCTGAG TCGTCAGGCAGCGGTGATGACATCACGGCACAGGATGGGTCAGGGGGGCTCAGGGGCGGGGCGTGGCACAGGGTCGGGCGGCCCCCCTCTTCACTCTCCCACGGGTCGCTCCAGAAACATGCAGCGGCCCCTGAGCAGCGGCTCAGGAAGAGG ATAAATGTAGAGGGAGCGAAAGCACAT AAACGCAAATCCTCATCTCTAGATCCTCGTGTGGCTAAGATCTACCGACGTCATGGAATGGAACACGACGACGATTCTGGCAGCGACGATGAGGATGGAGATGGTGGGAGGAAGATGTCAATCCACTCAAGGGGTGGCATGTCTTCGTCCCGCAGAGGTTACGGAACTGGCAGGCGAGGAGTTTGGAGGGGCTCCACACATCGAGGGAATCGAGGAGGAGGCAGCTTGACGAGTTCGCTGAAAATGAGGCGAGGACTTGGTGCAAGAGGAGAGAGAGGAGGCCGGGTTCGGTTAAGAGGAGGATCTCATATGAGGCGGCGACGCTATGAAACCGAGGACGAAGATGACGACGATGATGATGAagacgatgatgatgatgacgaaGATGAGGAAGACGATGATGAGGATGATAGTGACGAAGAGAGGCATCTGGGCAGATCAGATAAGCAACATCGTTCACGGAGGAGACGGCATAGAGGTGAGGACtacgatgatgatgatgaggaggaCGAAGATGACGATAGCGATGAACAGGACTTTGAAGGAGATGATGATGAGATGGAAGATATGGATGATGGAGGGgatgacgatgatgatgatggagAGAACCAGTCAGATTCAGACACTGATCCACCTGTCCTACTCGTCTCCGATTTGAATGATGACCTGCTGAATGATTCCTACCTAACAGTGACTCTTCAGCGTCCTCCCAAAGCCAAACGTGACCCCGGCTCCATAGTACCTAAACTGGAGGCTGCTATGTCTCCCCGCACACCCAACGCTCCTGGTTTCATCCAGCGCAAAACATTGCCCAGGGCGCGACTCAGGAACAGCAATCTGACACCGACTGGTAATGGACTTTCTCAGTCTAAAGGTGCCAATGCATCCAGCCGCCACCACACAAGGCGGAACTCCAACCAAGACGGTCGAGAGAGAGACACTTTGTCACCTTCCTCAGTGTCTTCTCGTTCTTCCGTTTCTCCACCACCTCCGCCTCCTTCCATCACCACCAGCTCTCCTCCATCACTCCTCTCTCATCCCTCTTTCCGTGATGTAGGAAACGAGCGAGGCTGTGAAAAGGACATTTGGGTGTCTGTGTTCCGTTACTTGAGTCGGACTGACTTGGCTGTGTGTATGAGAGTCTGCAAGGCTTGGTACAAATG GTGCTGTGATAAGCGCTTGTGGACACGGATAGATCTGAGCCGCTGTCGGTCACTAAGCCCCCAGGCTATTTCAGCCATCATTAAACGGCAACCTGTGACACTGGACCTCTCTTGGACACCTGTGTCAAAGAAACAAATCGCCTGGCTCATCCATCACCTACCAG GTCTGAAAGATCTAGTGATGTCAGGTTGCTCTTCATTATGCGTGTCAGCTTTGAGTTCACAAAGTTGCCCGGGTTTGCGAACACTAGACCTTTGTTGGGCTGTCGCCGTCAAAGATACACAAATAAAAGACCTAATAGTGCAGCCAG GCAGTGAAAGTCGCAGTCGGCTAAGAGGTTTGCTAAATTTACGTTTGTCTGGCTTGGATATAAGTGACTCCACGCTGAAGCTGATTGTCAGACACATGCCTTCGCTGAGGCGGTTGGATTTGTCTCACTGCCAGGGGCTCACAGATCAGTCCGTCAACCTGATCACCGCTTCTGGGTGCAACACCCGAAACACGCTCAGACAACTTAATCTTGCAG GTTGTAATAAGTTGACAGATGCTTGTCTGTCCTATATGAAGCGATTATCAGCTCTCAGATTGTTGGATCTTCGAGGATGTAAGAATGTGACTCGACGTGGTTGTGAAAACTTTATCTCTGATCTCTCTTACTGCACCCTCTTCTGCCTAACCGAAGACAAACTCATTCAGAAAATATCATAA
- the kdm2aa gene encoding lysine (K)-specific demethylase 2Aa isoform X2 gives MDWTSANDGTSSQGRSKRAGTRRRYQDDAISDDEIDGKRTFDLEEKLHSSRFSSDRVKRMEGKDFTYEYIQRGGLRDPIIFERPDGLGIKMPDPDFSVNDVKTFVGSRRLIDVMDVATQKGTEMSMAQWCRYYETPASQRDKIYNVISLEFSHTKLESLVKRPATVEMIDWVDNMWPRHLKERQRDSTNSIMEMQYPKVQKYCLMSVQGCFTDFHVDFGGTSVWYHILNGSKVFWLIPPTPQNLELYENWVLSGKQGDIFLGDRATDCQRIELKQGYTFIIPSGWIHAVYTPVDTLVFGGNFLHSFNVPMQLNVASIEDRTRVPSKFRCPFFFEMAWYVLERYLYSLTNTSYLIPEYQKYSLGIGIKQESSGCEVLNGHTKEERDESNAPPSGPGVKVHLTPFELEGLWNLVGKLEALPAHKKYVPSGIHNAAALLHDIRALLKEHANDSPKLSYTGKPIVRWPKRPSWYQPPPPPPPVIRPKLATTPIVPRPVKPSSNMSVLRRRRVRCKRCEACMRTECGDCNFCRDMKKFGGPGKLKQTCVLRQCLAPGLPLSAVCEICGEGSLDVGEELMECSNCAQIAHPSCLKVSGDGVINKDLPSCWECPKCVLGKDTESESSGSGDDITAQDGSGGLRGGAWHRVGRPPSSLSHGSLQKHAAAPEQRLRKRINVEGAKAHKRKSSSLDPRVAKIYRRHGMEHDDDSGSDDEDGDGGRKMSIHSRGGMSSSRRGYGTGRRGVWRGSTHRGNRGGGSLTSSLKMRRGLGARGERGGRVRLRGGSHMRRRRYETEDEDDDDDDEDDDDDDEDEEDDDEDDSDEERHLGRSDKQHRSRRRRHRGEDYDDDDEEDEDDDSDEQDFEGDDDEMEDMDDGGDDDDDDGENQSDSDTDPPVLLVSDLNDDLLNDSYLTVTLQRPPKAKRDPGSIVPKLEAAMSPRTPNAPGFIQRKTLPRARLRNSNLTPTGNGLSQSKGANASSRHHTRRNSNQDGRERDTLSPSSVSSRSSVSPPPPPPSITTSSPPSLLSHPSFRDVGNERGCEKDIWVSVFRYLSRTDLAVCMRVCKAWYKWCCDKRLWTRIDLSRCRSLSPQAISAIIKRQPVTLDLSWTPVSKKQIAWLIHHLPGLKDLVMSGCSSLCVSALSSQSCPGLRTLDLCWAVAVKDTQIKDLIVQPGSESRSRLRGLLNLRLSGLDISDSTLKLIVRHMPSLRRLDLSHCQGLTDQSVNLITASGCNTRNTLRQLNLAGCNKLTDACLSYMKRLSALRLLDLRGCKNVTRRGCENFISDLSYCTLFCLTEDKLIQKIS, from the exons ATGGACTGGACATCCGCAAACGATGGGACGTCAAGCCAGGGAAGATCTAag CGGGCTGGCACTCGGCGACGTTACCAGGACGATGCCATTTCCGACGATGAGATCGATGGAAAGAGGACGTTCGATCTGGAGGAGAAGCTGCATAGCAGCCGCTTCAGCTCGGACAGAGTCAAACGAATGGAGGGCAAAG attTCACATATGAGTACATCCAGAGAGGGGGGCTAAGGGACCCAATCATCTTTGAGAGACCCGATGGACTTGGCATTAA aATGCCAGATCCAGATTTCAGTGTGAATGATGTGAAGACGTTTGTAG GAAGTCGACGCCTGATTGATGTAATGGATGTGGCTACTCAGAAGGGGACGGAGATGTCAATGGCCCAGTGGTGTCGGTACTATGAGACTCCGGCTTCCCAGAGAGACAAGATTTACAATGTTATCAGTCTTGAATTTAGCCACACTAAACTAGAGAGTCTTGTCAAAAGACCTGCAACG GTGGAAATGATTGACTGGGTGGACAACATGTGGCCACGGCATTTAAAGGAAAGGCAAAGAGATTCCACAAATTCTATCATGGAGATGCAGTACCCCAAAGTGCAAAA GTACTGCCTAATGAGTGTTCAGGGCTGTTTCACAGATTTCCACGTAGACTTTGGAGGCACATCTGTGTGGTACCACATACTGAACGGAAGCAAG GTGTTTTGGTTAATCCCACCCACACCACAAAACCTGGAGCTGTATGAAAACTGGGTGTTGTCAGGGAAACAAGGAGACATCTTTCTTGGTGACAGGGCCACTGACTGCCAGAGGATTGAGCTCAAGCAGGGATACACGTTCATTATACCATCAG GTTGGATCCATGCGGTTTACACACCCGTGGACACACTTGTGTTTGGTGGAAATTTCCTGCATAGTTTTAACGTTCCTATGCAGCTGAATGTTGCCAGCATTGAGGACAGGACACGG GTGCCATCGAAGTTTCGTTGTCCTTTCTTTTTCGAGATGGCCTGGTACGTTTTGGAGCGTTATCTGTACAGTCTGACCAACACCTCCTACCTCATCCCTGAATACCAGAAATACTCTCTGGGCATCG GCATTAAGCAGGAAAGTTCGGGCTGTGAGGTACTTAATGGCCATACTAAAGAGGAGCGAGATGAGAGCAACGCTCCTCCCAGTGGACCAGGGGTGAAGGTTCACCTGACTCCCTTCGAACTGGAGGGGCTTTGGAACCTGGTGGGAAAGTTGGAGGCTTTGCCTGCACATAAGAAATATGTGCCTTCTGGAATACACAACGCCGCCGCCTTGCTGCACGACATACGG GCGCTTTTAAAAGAACATGCAAACGACTCCCCCAAACTCTCCTACACTGGAAAACCTATTGTCAGATGGCCAAAGAGA CCCTCCTGGTATCAGCCCCCTCCTCCCCCTCCACCTGTCATCCGTCCAAAGCTGGCGACCACACCCATCGTTCCCCGGCCAGTGAAACCATCCTCCAACATGTCGGTGCTGCGGCGGCGACGCGTGCGCTGTAAACGCTGCGAGGCCTGTATGCGCACGGAGTGTGGCGACTGCAATTTCTGCAGAGACATGAAGAAGTTTGGTGGCCCTGGCAAGCTCAAACAGACCTGTGTCCTCCGCCAGTGTCTCGCT CCTGGTCTGCCGCTCTCTGCCGTATGTGAGATCTGTGGGGAAGGAAGCCTTGATGTTGGCGAGGAGCTCATGGAGTGCTCCAACTGTGCTCAGATTGCCCATCCTAGCTGTTTAAAG GTATCGGGAGATGGAGTGATCAACAAAGATCTACCCAGCTGCTGGGAGTGTCCCAAATGTGTTTTGGGCAAAGACACAGAATCTGAG TCGTCAGGCAGCGGTGATGACATCACGGCACAGGATGGGTCAGGGGGGCTCAGGGGCGGGGCGTGGCACAGGGTCGGGCGGCCCCCCTCTTCACTCTCCCACGGGTCGCTCCAGAAACATGCAGCGGCCCCTGAGCAGCGGCTCAGGAAGAGG ATAAATGTAGAGGGAGCGAAAGCACAT AAACGCAAATCCTCATCTCTAGATCCTCGTGTGGCTAAGATCTACCGACGTCATGGAATGGAACACGACGACGATTCTGGCAGCGACGATGAGGATGGAGATGGTGGGAGGAAGATGTCAATCCACTCAAGGGGTGGCATGTCTTCGTCCCGCAGAGGTTACGGAACTGGCAGGCGAGGAGTTTGGAGGGGCTCCACACATCGAGGGAATCGAGGAGGAGGCAGCTTGACGAGTTCGCTGAAAATGAGGCGAGGACTTGGTGCAAGAGGAGAGAGAGGAGGCCGGGTTCGGTTAAGAGGAGGATCTCATATGAGGCGGCGACGCTATGAAACCGAGGACGAAGATGACGACGATGATGATGAagacgatgatgatgatgacgaaGATGAGGAAGACGATGATGAGGATGATAGTGACGAAGAGAGGCATCTGGGCAGATCAGATAAGCAACATCGTTCACGGAGGAGACGGCATAGAGGTGAGGACtacgatgatgatgatgaggaggaCGAAGATGACGATAGCGATGAACAGGACTTTGAAGGAGATGATGATGAGATGGAAGATATGGATGATGGAGGGgatgacgatgatgatgatggagAGAACCAGTCAGATTCAGACACTGATCCACCTGTCCTACTCGTCTCCGATTTGAATGATGACCTGCTGAATGATTCCTACCTAACAGTGACTCTTCAGCGTCCTCCCAAAGCCAAACGTGACCCCGGCTCCATAGTACCTAAACTGGAGGCTGCTATGTCTCCCCGCACACCCAACGCTCCTGGTTTCATCCAGCGCAAAACATTGCCCAGGGCGCGACTCAGGAACAGCAATCTGACACCGACTGGTAATGGACTTTCTCAGTCTAAAGGTGCCAATGCATCCAGCCGCCACCACACAAGGCGGAACTCCAACCAAGACGGTCGAGAGAGAGACACTTTGTCACCTTCCTCAGTGTCTTCTCGTTCTTCCGTTTCTCCACCACCTCCGCCTCCTTCCATCACCACCAGCTCTCCTCCATCACTCCTCTCTCATCCCTCTTTCCGTGATGTAGGAAACGAGCGAGGCTGTGAAAAGGACATTTGGGTGTCTGTGTTCCGTTACTTGAGTCGGACTGACTTGGCTGTGTGTATGAGAGTCTGCAAGGCTTGGTACAAATG GTGCTGTGATAAGCGCTTGTGGACACGGATAGATCTGAGCCGCTGTCGGTCACTAAGCCCCCAGGCTATTTCAGCCATCATTAAACGGCAACCTGTGACACTGGACCTCTCTTGGACACCTGTGTCAAAGAAACAAATCGCCTGGCTCATCCATCACCTACCAG GTCTGAAAGATCTAGTGATGTCAGGTTGCTCTTCATTATGCGTGTCAGCTTTGAGTTCACAAAGTTGCCCGGGTTTGCGAACACTAGACCTTTGTTGGGCTGTCGCCGTCAAAGATACACAAATAAAAGACCTAATAGTGCAGCCAG GCAGTGAAAGTCGCAGTCGGCTAAGAGGTTTGCTAAATTTACGTTTGTCTGGCTTGGATATAAGTGACTCCACGCTGAAGCTGATTGTCAGACACATGCCTTCGCTGAGGCGGTTGGATTTGTCTCACTGCCAGGGGCTCACAGATCAGTCCGTCAACCTGATCACCGCTTCTGGGTGCAACACCCGAAACACGCTCAGACAACTTAATCTTGCAG GTTGTAATAAGTTGACAGATGCTTGTCTGTCCTATATGAAGCGATTATCAGCTCTCAGATTGTTGGATCTTCGAGGATGTAAGAATGTGACTCGACGTGGTTGTGAAAACTTTATCTCTGATCTCTCTTACTGCACCCTCTTCTGCCTAACCGAAGACAAACTCATTCAGAAAATATCATAA